Proteins co-encoded in one Myripristis murdjan chromosome 4, fMyrMur1.1, whole genome shotgun sequence genomic window:
- the LOC115358490 gene encoding claudin-1: MASSGVQLLGFLLCLIGLAATIAATYMVEWKKHHEGNHGTHQTYEGLWMTCSGQSERMTCELHESLLKLPAEIQVTRAVMLLSIFLSSVALMVATVGMKCTRFLETKEQSKSIAAMAAGIMFMISGILTLAITSWYVRKIVQSFYGSHHLSRHEFGSAVFVSWAGAILTLTGGVFLSCRRCSRRGSSMTVPQLHAAQGANYV, encoded by the exons ATGGCGAGCTCAGGAGTGCAACTTCTCGGTTTTCTGCTCTGCCTGATCGGTCTCGCCGCCACTATCGCAGCCACTTACATGGTTGAATGGAAAAAGCACCACGAGGGCAACCACGGCACACATCAGACCTATGAGGGCTTGTGGATGACCTGCAGCGGGCAAAGCGAAAGGATGACCTGCGAGCTGCACGAGTCTCTCCTCAAACTGCCAG CTGAGATCCAGGTCACCAGGGCAGTGATGCTGCTCAGCATCTTCCTGTCCAGCGTGGCTCTGATGGTGGCCACAGTGGGAATGAAGTGCACCCGCTTCCTGGAAACCAAGGAGCAGAGCAAAAGTATAGCCGCCATGGCTGCTGGGATCATGTTCATGATTTCAG GTATTTTGACCCTCGCCATAACCTCCTGGTATGTCAGAAAGATCGTTCAGTCCTTCTATGGATCCCATCACCTGAGCAG GCATGAGTTTGGCAGTGCAGTGTTTGTGAGCTGGGCCGGTGCCATCCTCACCCTGACCGGAGGAGTTTTCCTGAGCTGTCGGAGGTGCTCGAGGCGTGGCTCGTCCATGACCGTCCCCCAGCTCCACGCTGCCCAGGGGGCCAACTATGTGTAG